Genomic window (Pradoshia sp. D12):
CATTTCTTCTGGTGTTTTGTCTAAACCATTTTGAACCCATTGTTCGACTAATCCTAAAAAAGCAGATGTGATAAAAGATAAAAAATATTCCATAGGGGCCTTTAACCTTGCATTAATGCTATCATTTTTCTCTAAATTCAAACGTACTTTTTCTGAAAAGGCATCCCTGAATCTAATATGAAAACCTGCTCTACCATGATTGCTTAAGAAAATTTTTAATATTGGTGCATGCATTTTAATTGAACTAAATAGAGAAGCAGCTATTTGCTCTTGTCCATTTTCAAATGTATGTATGGAAGAGTAGCGAGATTGTAATTCGTCAATATGATTTCCTAAATCTCTAAACAATTGTTGTTCTATTTGATCAAGCAAATCGAATTTATCTTGATAGTGTAAATAAAAAGTTCCTCGATTAATTTGTGCGGTTTTTGTTATATCCCCGATCGTAATTTGTTCAAACGGCTTATTCTCTAAAATTTGCAAAAATGACATTTGAATTAGTTGTTTAGTTTTACGGTTTTTTTCTTCATAAATACTCACAAAAATCCCTCTATTTCTAAAAATGAACAAGCTGTTCACTTTTGTTCATTGCTTCTGTTTATACCTTGATTATAAAATGAATAAATATTACTGAACAATATGTTGTTTATTAAGAAAGGAAGAAATTGATTGAGATTATTTAAAGAAAAATTAGCTTGGGCTGCTCCTATTGCAGTAATTTTAATTATTGCGTTATTCTCATTAAATTTATTTGCTCAAGGTAACCCACAAGTAAGAAATTTACCAGTTGCACTTATAGTAAATGATGAAGGCGTACATGTAGATGCCGTGAAATCGGCAGTTGAACAAATGAGTAAAGGCACTGACGGCGAAGAACCAATGTTAGCTTTTACAAATGAAAAAGAAGAAGATATTGAAGATTTATTTGATGATAAACAGTATTATGCTGCATTAGTCATTCCTGAAGGTTATAATGATACATTGCAAAATGCGCTGACTAACAACTCTCCAGCAACTTTACAGGTATATATTAACCAAGGTTATAACATAACTGGTGCGAACTATGCTAAGACTGCTTTAACTGCTTTAATTACCCAATTAAACAACCAATATTCTTCAAATTTTATTGCGCAAATGGACGGTCAACAAATCGAGGCTAACAAGGCAGCTGTACTTGTGAATCCGATTGTTTCTGAAGAAAAAGTATTCAATGCCGTTACAGCCTCAACTGCAAACGGAAGTGCTCCAACCTTAATGGCAGTTCCTGCTTGGGTAGGTGCGTTAATCGGTGGTTTCATAGTATTTTTAGCTTCTTCAAACATTTTGAAAAAAGAATTATTAACTCGGAAACAAGCGTTACACCTAATGGGAGGTCAAGCATTATTCGGCATAATTATTGCCCTATTCTCTGGTTTTACCGTTGCAACGCTTGGTTTAATCGCTGGTATTAATATGCCTAGCTACTTCTTGGTTGGTTCGTTCGTATCGTTTGCAGCCTTCTGTTTCTTTTTATTAGTCTCCGGAGTAACTGCATGGATCGGTAAACCAGCCATTACCTTATTCATGGTTGTAATGCTGTTAGGTATGGGTGTTTTAATGACACCACAAGAAATGCTTCCTGATTTCTTTGTAAACTTCATTCGTCCATGGGTTCCTATCCGATTTGCCTCTGAAGGTTTACGTGAAATCTTCTATTTCGGTAGCGGCTTCTATACTGGCCAATCATTCAACACCATTTTAGGAATTGGTATTGCAGGTTTAGTGATGTATGTTCTGTCTATTTTTAAACCAGTACGTGCACAAAAAACTAAAGCTAAATAAGTGTATTTATATTGATGTGCTCTGACAACATTCTGAATATTCGACTTCAGTCAATCCAACTAGATCTGTCCTTTTAAGTGCCTTATA
Coding sequences:
- a CDS encoding TetR/AcrR family transcriptional regulator; the protein is MSIYEEKNRKTKQLIQMSFLQILENKPFEQITIGDITKTAQINRGTFYLHYQDKFDLLDQIEQQLFRDLGNHIDELQSRYSSIHTFENGQEQIAASLFSSIKMHAPILKIFLSNHGRAGFHIRFRDAFSEKVRLNLEKNDSINARLKAPMEYFLSFITSAFLGLVEQWVQNGLDKTPEEMTALYIDIISFIQKK
- a CDS encoding ABC transporter permease, coding for MRLFKEKLAWAAPIAVILIIALFSLNLFAQGNPQVRNLPVALIVNDEGVHVDAVKSAVEQMSKGTDGEEPMLAFTNEKEEDIEDLFDDKQYYAALVIPEGYNDTLQNALTNNSPATLQVYINQGYNITGANYAKTALTALITQLNNQYSSNFIAQMDGQQIEANKAAVLVNPIVSEEKVFNAVTASTANGSAPTLMAVPAWVGALIGGFIVFLASSNILKKELLTRKQALHLMGGQALFGIIIALFSGFTVATLGLIAGINMPSYFLVGSFVSFAAFCFFLLVSGVTAWIGKPAITLFMVVMLLGMGVLMTPQEMLPDFFVNFIRPWVPIRFASEGLREIFYFGSGFYTGQSFNTILGIGIAGLVMYVLSIFKPVRAQKTKAK